A genome region from Anopheles stephensi strain Indian chromosome 2, UCI_ANSTEP_V1.0, whole genome shotgun sequence includes the following:
- the LOC118504201 gene encoding synaptogyrin isoform X2 translates to MDIGGAYGGGKAGGAFDPIAFVQRPTVILRAVCWLFAIIVFGCVSSEGWREEANGKEYCIINRDGNACNYAVGIGVIAFLASMGFIAGEYLFEQMSSVKTRKHYVLADLGFSAFWSFLFFIGFCYLTNQWGKADDPPNGEGVNNVQASIVFSFFSIFTWAGCAYFAFLRFKAGVDPSFSSTYESDPSAAQQYAAYPASNDNDQFQEAPFSGQQQQQQQQRDYSQPTY, encoded by the exons ATGGATATCGGAGGCGCATACGGTGGCGGTAAAGCGGGCGGTGCATTCGATCCCATTGCATTCGTACAGCGTCCAACGGTCATACTGCGGGCCGTTTGCTGG CTGTTTGCAATCATCGTGTTCGGGTGTGTATCGTCCGAGGGCTGGCGGGAGGAGGCGAACGGCAAAGAGTATTGCATAATTAATCGCGATGGTAATGCCTGCAACTATGCGGTCGGCATCGGTGTGATCGCTTTTCTCGCCTCGATGGGATTCATTGCGGGCGAGTATTTGTTCGAGCAGATGTCGTCGGTAAAGACGAGAAAGCACTACGTGCTGGCCGATCTTGGCTTCTCGG CTTTCTGGTCCTTCCTGTTCTTCATCGGCTTCTGCTATCTTACCAACCAGTGGGGCAAAGCGGACGACCCACCGAACGGTGAGGGCGTTAACAACGTGCAAGCTTCCATCGTGTTTTCGTTCTTCTCGATCTTCACCTGGGCCGGCTGTGCGTACTTTGCGTTCCTGCGCTTCAAGGCCGGCGTAGATCCATCGTTCTCCTCGACCTACGAATCGGATCCGAGCGCTGCCCAGCAGTACGCCGCCTATCCGGCTTCGAACGATAACGACCAGTTCCAGGAGGCACCGTTCTccggtcagcagcagcagcagcaacaacagcgag ACTACTCGCAGCCTACGTACTAA
- the LOC118504201 gene encoding synaptogyrin isoform X1, whose amino-acid sequence MDIGGAYGGGKAGGAFDPIAFVQRPTVILRAVCWLFAIIVFGCVSSEGWREEANGKEYCIINRDGNACNYAVGIGVIAFLASMGFIAGEYLFEQMSSVKTRKHYVLADLGFSAFWSFLFFIGFCYLTNQWGKADDPPNGEGVNNVQASIVFSFFSIFTWAGCAYFAFLRFKAGVDPSFSSTYESDPSAAQQYAAYPASNDNDQFQEAPFSGQQQQQQQQRADYSQPTY is encoded by the exons ATGGATATCGGAGGCGCATACGGTGGCGGTAAAGCGGGCGGTGCATTCGATCCCATTGCATTCGTACAGCGTCCAACGGTCATACTGCGGGCCGTTTGCTGG CTGTTTGCAATCATCGTGTTCGGGTGTGTATCGTCCGAGGGCTGGCGGGAGGAGGCGAACGGCAAAGAGTATTGCATAATTAATCGCGATGGTAATGCCTGCAACTATGCGGTCGGCATCGGTGTGATCGCTTTTCTCGCCTCGATGGGATTCATTGCGGGCGAGTATTTGTTCGAGCAGATGTCGTCGGTAAAGACGAGAAAGCACTACGTGCTGGCCGATCTTGGCTTCTCGG CTTTCTGGTCCTTCCTGTTCTTCATCGGCTTCTGCTATCTTACCAACCAGTGGGGCAAAGCGGACGACCCACCGAACGGTGAGGGCGTTAACAACGTGCAAGCTTCCATCGTGTTTTCGTTCTTCTCGATCTTCACCTGGGCCGGCTGTGCGTACTTTGCGTTCCTGCGCTTCAAGGCCGGCGTAGATCCATCGTTCTCCTCGACCTACGAATCGGATCCGAGCGCTGCCCAGCAGTACGCCGCCTATCCGGCTTCGAACGATAACGACCAGTTCCAGGAGGCACCGTTCTccggtcagcagcagcagcagcaacaacagcgag CAGACTACTCGCAGCCTACGTACTAA
- the LOC118504202 gene encoding uncharacterized protein LOC118504202, whose amino-acid sequence MVKEPESGSSSVNYFHVFSSFCLATTLFDLREDCSKMACLPQSAFAVHKIRQAQNNKDLTVARMTGDKQGPRYLNKNTLDLTPVKYNGKLMNSIWGLYNRYSPHNFKKNNGSYGSFFGMQQPFAVACSPMEKEQPVTNPADQN is encoded by the exons ATGGTGAAAGAGCCTGAGAGCGGTAGTAGCAGTGTGAATTATTTCCACGTCTTCAGCTCGTTCTGTTTGGCGACCACATTGTTTGACCTTCGCGAAG ATTGCTCCAAAATGGCCTGTCTTCCGCAGTCAGCGTTCGCAGTGCACAAGATCCGGCAGGCCCAGAACAACAAGGATCTCACCGTTGCTCGTATGACCGGTGACAAGCAGGGTCCCAGATATTTGAACAAGAATA CTCTCGACCTAACACCGGTCAAGTACAATGGAAAGCTGATGAACAGCATCTGGGGCCTGTACAATCGCTACTCGCCCCACAACTTCAAGAAAAACAATGGTTCCTACGGGAGTTTCTTTGGCATGCAACAGCC ATTTGCTGTTGCATGCTCTCCGATGGAGAAAGAACAACCGGTGACCAATCCAGCCGACCAGAATTAG
- the LOC118504208 gene encoding sentrin-specific protease 8, with translation MSSYRTDEVALSYHESCLRLSDVDLLKGPYWLNDQIISFYFEYLEKQIFENEHDLLFVSPEVTQCIRMVAQDEVGIFLEPLRAQQRAFVFFALNDNQAADRAGGSHWSLLVFSRPEKAFYHFDSSRNANSEYARQLVTVLKRALCCPDAQLRTGDCLQQSNGYDCGVHVLCTVDVVAQQIRKSGKIEGVRSARYDVIRSKREELLGIIVTLGGRIK, from the coding sequence ATGTCTTCGTACCGGACCGATGAGGTGGCGCTCAGCTATCACGAATCGTGCCTCCGCCTGTCCGATGTGGACCTGCTGAAAGGCCCGTACTGGCTGAACGATCAGATCATTTCCTTCTACTTCGAGTACCTGGAGaagcaaatatttgaaaacGAGCACGACCTGCTGTTCGTCAGCCCGGAAGTGACCCAGTGCATCCGGATGGTGGCGCAGGACGAGGTGGGCATTTTTCTGGAACCGTTGCGCGCCCAACAGCGagcgtttgtgtttttcgccCTGAACGACAACCAGGCCGCGGATCGGGCCGGTGGCTCCCACTGGAGTCTGTTGGTGTTTTCGCGGCCCGAGAAAGCGTTCTACCATTTCGACTCTTCCCGCAATGCCAACTCGGAGTACGCTCGCCAGCTGGTGACGGTGCTGAAGCGAGCCCTCTGCTGTCCGGATGCACAGCTGCGCACCGGCGACTGTTTGCAACAGAGCAATGGGTACGACTGCGGTGTGCATGTGCTGTGTACGGTCGATGTGGTGGCACAGCAGATACGAAAAAGCGGCAAAATCGAGGGCGTCCGTAGTGCCCGGTACGATGTGATACGCTCCAAGCGGGAGGAACTGTTGGGAATTATTGTAACGTTAGGGGGGCGGATTAAGTAG
- the LOC118504205 gene encoding fatty-acid amide hydrolase 2-B, whose amino-acid sequence MRVEAERLKHKAKTILRTLGACGTDASPSHSKRMDAQTKQNLQERRKARSLIKTVINVGHKFLILLVRWLSRTIYGEHGKRMPPITNLILMESATSLATKIRTRKLTSVEVTQAFIDRCREINPLLNCVVDERFAEALKDAERADKLVASGTMSVEQLEREKPFLGVPISTKDCIRVQGLLHTSGIWNRRNIRGDKDARAMELMRQAGAIPFALTNVSECCMWWESVNTIHGRSRNPYDANRIVGGSSGGEGCIQAAAGSAFGLGSDIGGSIRMPAFFNGVFGHKPSKFVVSNEGQYPVALSEEQNSFLGIGPMCRYATDLKPMLRIIAGENATKLRLDEPVDLKQVKFFYQINDGGAHLVSPVDLDIRDAMEKVMAHFRATVKAEVKKVYLDKMRKSAPMWLANMKTPSKVGFDSQLVNLEGAINPWLELVKWPWRMSNHTLIGILTALTERGGVKYGSDEYHYYVQQKQELGNEFRDMLGENGVFIYPTHPTVAPYHNEPLIRALNFSYTAVINVLGLPATAVPLGLGREGLPIGLQVVAGVNQDRLCLAVACELERAFGGWVAPEVKA is encoded by the exons ATGAGAGTGGAAGCGGAAAGGTTAAAGCACAAGGCAAAGACTATCCTTCGCACGCTAGGCGCATGCGGAACGGACGCATCGCCGAGTCACTCCAAAAGGATGGATGCACAGACGAAACAAAACCTACAGGAACGGCGTAAAGCCCGCTCGCTGATCAAAACCGTCATCAATGTCGGACACAAGTTTCTCATCCTGCTCGTCCGGTGGCTGTCGCGCACGATCTATGGCGAGCACGGCAAACGGATGCCGCCGATCACCAACCTCATACTGATGGAATCGGCCACCTCGCTCGCGACGAAAATCCGCACACGCAAG CTAACGAGCGTCGAGGTAACGCAAGCCTTCATCGACCGTTGCCGGGAGATTAACCCACTGCTAAACTGTGTGGTAGACGAGCGGTTCGCGGAAGCGCTGAAAGATGCGGAACGGGCGGACAAGCTGGTCGCCTCCGGTACGATGAGCGTGGAGCAGCTCGAGCGCGAAAAACCATTCCTCGGGGTGCCGATATCCACGAAGGACTGCATACGGGTGCAGG GCCTGCTGCACACGTCCGGCATTTGGAATCGGCGGAACATACGCGGCGACAAGGATGCGCGCGCGATGGAGCTGATGCGGCAGGCCGGTGCCATACCCTTTGCCCTGACGAACGTGTCCGAGTGTTGCATGTG GTGGGAAAGTGTGAACACCATTCACGGCCGCTCGAGAAACCCTTACGATGCGAATCGTATCGTCGGTGGATCGAGCGGTGGCGAAGGCTGCATCCAGGCGGCGGCCGGCTCCGCGTTCGGGTTGGGCTCGGACATTGGTGGATCGATCCGGATGCCTGCCTTCTTCAACGGTGTCTTCGGCCACAAACCGTCCAAGTTTGTCGTCTCAAACGAGGGCCAGTACCCGGTAGCGCTGTCCGAGGAACAGAATTCATTCCTAG GTATCGGACCGATGTGTCGCTATGCCACCGATCTGAAACCAATGCTGCGTATCATTGCCGGCGAGAACGCGACCAAACTGCGCCTCGATGAACCGGTCGATCTGAAGCAGGTGAAATTCTTCTATCAAATTAACGACGGCGGTGCGCATCTCGTTTCGCCCGTCGATCTGGACATTCGCGACGCAATGGAGAAGGTGATGGCACACTTCCGGGCCACCGTAAAGGCGGAGGTGAAGAAGGTGTATCTGGACAAGATGCGCAAATCGGCACCGATGTGGTTGGCCAACATGAAAACCCCATCGAAGGTTGGGTTCGATTCGCAGCTAGTGAATCTGGAAGGTGCGATCAATCCGTGGCTTGAGCTGGTCAAGTGGCCATGGCGCATGTCCAACCACACGCTGATCGGCATACTGACGGCACTCACCGAGAGGGGGGGTGTGAAGTATGGTTCGGACGAGTACCACTATTACGTGCAGCAGAAGCAGGAACTCGGGAACGAGTTCCGTGATATGTTGGGTGAGAATGGGGTGTTTATCTACCCGACCCATCCGACGGTGGCTCCGTACCACAATGAGCCGTTGATTCGCGCACTCAACTTTAGCTACACGGCCGTAATCAATGTGCTCGGGCTGCCGGCAACGGCCGTACCGCTCGGGTTGGGTCGTGAGGGATTGCCGATCGGGTTGCAGGTAGTGGCGGGCGTCAATCAGGACCGGCTGTGTCTGGCCGTGGCCTGTGAACTGGAACGTGCCTTCGGTGGATGGGTAGCACCGGAGGTGAAAGCCTAG